A window of Costertonia aggregata contains these coding sequences:
- a CDS encoding sensor histidine kinase, translating into MNRILLHFLLWTVYFTMSTVLKANNLDFWYALRHTLAMAPILILHYYAYGHLAVNQYLEKKKYVYFFVTSIIFFIFFFSVKMYFVVPDFEKYYALIPGSAANKEARVVSVTLMLAMLVSTIFHILENRIERDKRTQLLLNEHNEAQLMYLKAQINPHFLFNALNNIYSLTVVKSDKAPKMVLNLADLLRYSIYEGQKEKVFINDEIRHIKKYLELYRSTQEKPITIEFEVLGDISNQKIEPMMLLPIVENCIKHGDFATNPEAYAKIILEVRDNGLRFTTINSTSKANVQKDTVGGVGLENIKKRLGLKYPNRHTFSVMDNGNEFEVLLNIQKLENL; encoded by the coding sequence ATGAACCGTATACTCCTGCATTTTCTTTTATGGACAGTTTACTTTACCATGTCAACGGTACTTAAGGCGAACAACCTTGATTTTTGGTATGCCCTTCGCCATACGTTGGCCATGGCACCCATTTTGATACTACATTATTATGCCTATGGACATTTGGCCGTAAACCAATATTTGGAGAAAAAAAAATATGTGTACTTTTTCGTGACATCCATCATTTTCTTTATCTTTTTTTTTAGTGTTAAAATGTATTTCGTAGTGCCCGATTTTGAGAAATACTACGCATTGATTCCCGGTAGTGCCGCAAACAAGGAAGCCCGTGTCGTAAGCGTAACACTTATGCTTGCAATGCTGGTGAGCACGATTTTCCACATTCTAGAAAATCGTATTGAACGGGATAAGCGAACACAGTTGTTGTTAAACGAGCATAACGAGGCCCAATTAATGTATTTAAAAGCACAGATCAACCCCCATTTTTTGTTCAACGCATTGAACAACATTTATTCGCTCACCGTTGTCAAGTCGGACAAAGCACCAAAAATGGTACTCAATCTAGCCGATTTACTGCGATATAGTATCTATGAAGGTCAAAAAGAGAAGGTTTTTATCAATGATGAGATACGACATATAAAAAAGTATTTGGAACTCTACCGATCAACGCAAGAGAAACCTATAACGATTGAATTTGAAGTGTTGGGTGACATCTCGAATCAAAAAATAGAGCCTATGATGTTGCTCCCTATTGTTGAGAACTGTATCAAACACGGTGATTTTGCAACTAATCCGGAGGCCTATGCGAAGATAATTCTAGAAGTTCGGGATAATGGCCTTCGTTTTACCACCATCAATTCAACGAGCAAAGCCAACGTACAAAAAGATACCGTAGGCGGTGTTGGGCTGGAGAACATTAAAAAAAGATTGGGGCTTAAATATCCCAATAGGCACACTTTTAGCGTTATGGACAATGGAAACGAATTCGAGGTCTTACTTAATATCCAAAAATTGGAAAATCTATGA
- the dcm gene encoding DNA (cytosine-5-)-methyltransferase translates to MKKLKVIELFAGVGGFRLGLEKSGDYEVVWSNQWEPSTKTQHASMVYEARFGDENHSNQDISEVPTSEIPDADVLVGGFPCQDYSVATTLQNSKGLIGKKGVLWWSIHRILSQKKNPPKYLFLENVDRLLKSPSNQRGRDFAIMLKSMDELGYAVEWRIVNAADYGMPQRRRRIFFLGYHKSTQAYQSIKKDDALDWMLLSGTIANAFPVANPSTKIASFTIEQDLVQLSKEFNTGKKLSPFENTGVFIDRKVHTLKTSPNYEGKKTVLGDILLNGEVTDDFYISDIDFPKWEYLKGAKKERRTAKNGFTYNYSEGSMVFPDALDNASRTIITGEGGKSPSRFKHVVQTKKGLRRLTPVELERLNMFPDNHTQLKGISDTKRAFFMGNALVVGVVERLGKSLFEKINSKP, encoded by the coding sequence ATGAAAAAACTGAAGGTCATAGAACTATTTGCGGGTGTTGGCGGTTTTCGTTTGGGGCTTGAAAAAAGCGGGGACTACGAAGTGGTTTGGAGCAACCAATGGGAGCCAAGTACAAAGACCCAACATGCATCAATGGTATACGAAGCCCGGTTTGGAGATGAAAACCACAGCAATCAAGATATTTCCGAAGTACCAACTTCAGAAATTCCGGATGCCGATGTTTTGGTAGGCGGTTTTCCTTGTCAGGATTATTCGGTCGCTACTACCCTTCAAAATTCAAAAGGGCTCATTGGTAAAAAAGGGGTGTTATGGTGGAGTATTCATCGTATTCTTTCCCAAAAAAAGAACCCTCCCAAATATCTCTTTTTAGAAAATGTAGACCGTCTTCTCAAATCACCATCAAACCAGCGGGGGCGAGATTTTGCCATTATGCTCAAAAGTATGGACGAGCTCGGCTATGCCGTGGAATGGCGAATTGTAAATGCTGCCGACTATGGGATGCCCCAACGTAGAAGGCGTATTTTTTTCCTGGGTTATCATAAATCTACCCAAGCATATCAATCTATAAAAAAGGATGATGCCTTGGACTGGATGCTTTTATCGGGTACCATTGCCAACGCGTTTCCAGTAGCGAACCCATCAACGAAAATAGCATCTTTTACTATTGAACAAGACCTTGTGCAACTTTCCAAGGAATTCAACACCGGTAAAAAATTATCCCCCTTTGAAAACACAGGTGTTTTTATTGACAGGAAAGTACATACCCTAAAAACAAGCCCAAATTATGAGGGCAAAAAAACGGTTTTGGGCGATATTCTCCTTAACGGTGAAGTTACCGATGATTTCTATATTTCTGATATCGATTTTCCCAAATGGGAGTACTTAAAGGGAGCAAAAAAAGAGAGACGCACGGCAAAAAACGGATTTACCTATAACTACAGTGAAGGTAGCATGGTTTTTCCCGATGCTTTGGATAACGCCTCGCGTACCATCATTACAGGTGAAGGGGGCAAAAGCCCCTCTAGGTTCAAACATGTGGTGCAGACCAAAAAAGGTCTACGGCGATTAACACCGGTCGAGTTGGAAAGACTTAACATGTTCCCGGACAACCACACCCAACTCAAAGGGATAAGCGATACCAAACGTGCCTTTTTTATGGGTAATGCGCTAGTAGTCGGGGTGGTGGAGCGGCTCGGGAAATCACTCTTTGAAAAAATCAATTCCAAACCCTAG
- a CDS encoding LytR/AlgR family response regulator transcription factor yields MSVIKVLLVDDEFLALNLLENYVEQIPGLEIMDKVKCPLAAIDILNQGKTDLLFLDIQMPTLSGINLLKTLKNKPVTIFTTAYSEHAVEAFGLDAVDYLLKPFSFERFLQAVNKAKEQLKKYHLEVSHIGKNTVNANEGFLSIKADSKLIKVLHRDIMFVEGLKEYVRIITAEEGFVTLMSLKELEDILPQDKFMRCHKSYIVNVTKVKSVEGNLLHLGNRKVTVSRDKKSEIVQRIFG; encoded by the coding sequence ATGAGCGTGATTAAAGTCTTATTGGTAGACGATGAATTTTTAGCACTGAACCTACTCGAGAATTATGTTGAACAAATTCCGGGCCTTGAAATAATGGACAAGGTAAAATGCCCCTTAGCTGCCATTGATATCTTGAACCAAGGGAAAACGGACCTATTGTTCCTAGACATACAAATGCCAACGTTAAGCGGTATAAATTTATTGAAGACCCTTAAGAACAAACCGGTGACCATATTCACCACGGCCTATTCGGAACATGCCGTGGAGGCTTTTGGACTAGATGCAGTCGATTATTTGCTAAAACCTTTTTCCTTTGAACGGTTTCTGCAAGCAGTCAATAAGGCAAAGGAGCAATTGAAAAAATATCATCTTGAAGTTTCGCACATCGGTAAAAATACCGTGAACGCAAACGAAGGTTTTCTTTCTATAAAAGCAGATTCAAAATTGATCAAAGTACTACACAGGGACATCATGTTTGTGGAAGGTCTAAAAGAATATGTGCGTATCATAACCGCAGAGGAAGGCTTTGTAACGCTTATGAGCCTCAAGGAACTTGAGGATATATTGCCGCAAGATAAATTCATGCGCTGTCATAAATCCTACATCGTAAACGTCACCAAGGTCAAATCGGTAGAGGGAAATCTTCTACATTTAGGAAATCGCAAGGTTACTGTCAGTAGAGATAAAAAATCGGAAATAGTACAGCGGATTTTCGGATAA
- a CDS encoding C40 family peptidase, which translates to MSLKHSYLLLLTFALLGCENGSPKKVNVVQTIIEQVKADFAPDKRVAVFSIDVVENEKGYILKGESDMPKAVTFLKDRLLAENISFVDSIQLLPSVDLGDKTSGLIRISVANLRSNPKHSAELATQATLGTPVKILKKVGDWFYIQTPDKYLAWVDAGGITPMTARQMNDWKSADKIIYTKTYGHSYTGPNNDNVVSDLVAGNILSVLKYADKFYIVQYPDGRQAYVAKDESQEYDAWLNNLNPNPDALVETSKKLMGVPYLWGGTSTKGMDCSGYTKTVYFLNGMVIPRDASQQVHAGKPIDSTKNFENLQRGDLLFFGKKATDSTKEKVVHVGMWIGDNEFIHASEMVRISSMDESATNYDEFNKNRYLRTKRILKEDDDLLINLARTAVFKD; encoded by the coding sequence ATGAGTTTAAAGCATAGTTACCTTCTTTTACTGACATTTGCTCTTTTAGGCTGCGAAAATGGTAGTCCAAAAAAAGTGAATGTAGTACAAACCATAATAGAGCAGGTAAAAGCAGATTTTGCTCCCGATAAACGTGTTGCTGTTTTTTCTATTGATGTAGTGGAGAACGAAAAAGGGTATATTTTGAAAGGGGAAAGCGATATGCCCAAAGCGGTAACCTTTTTGAAGGACCGGCTCTTAGCCGAAAACATATCTTTCGTAGATAGCATTCAGCTTTTACCATCAGTTGATTTAGGGGATAAAACGAGCGGACTAATACGAATTTCAGTGGCAAATCTAAGAAGCAACCCAAAACATTCGGCAGAGTTGGCCACACAAGCTACGTTGGGGACACCTGTGAAAATATTGAAGAAAGTAGGGGATTGGTTTTATATACAAACCCCGGATAAGTATTTAGCTTGGGTAGACGCGGGCGGCATCACTCCCATGACGGCACGACAGATGAACGATTGGAAATCTGCCGATAAAATAATCTATACCAAAACCTATGGGCATTCGTATACCGGTCCCAATAATGATAATGTGGTATCGGATTTGGTCGCAGGAAATATTTTGTCGGTTTTAAAGTATGCCGATAAATTTTATATTGTGCAGTATCCAGATGGTCGGCAGGCCTATGTTGCCAAAGATGAATCCCAAGAATATGACGCATGGTTGAACAATTTGAACCCCAATCCTGATGCTTTGGTGGAAACCTCAAAAAAATTGATGGGCGTACCCTACTTGTGGGGCGGTACATCAACCAAGGGAATGGATTGTAGCGGATATACTAAGACCGTTTATTTTTTAAACGGGATGGTTATACCTAGGGATGCTTCACAACAAGTGCATGCAGGTAAACCAATTGATTCTACAAAGAATTTTGAAAACCTACAGCGGGGAGACCTACTCTTTTTTGGTAAAAAAGCCACAGATTCAACCAAAGAAAAAGTAGTTCATGTAGGTATGTGGATCGGTGATAATGAGTTTATACACGCATCTGAAATGGTACGTATAAGTAGCATGGACGAAAGTGCGACCAATTATGACGAATTCAACAAAAACAGGTATTTGCGTACCAAACGCATTTTAAAGGAAGATGACGATTTGCTCATCAACCTCGCTCGAACCGCTGTTTTTAAGGATTAG